The following are encoded together in the Plasmodium malariae genome assembly, chromosome: 1 genome:
- the PmUG01_01025900 gene encoding conserved Plasmodium protein, unknown function, translated as MMKGKKIKSMKSKYIRNQVKQTELECQILNKYLKKVEEERKIFDLSTVVLKKYNSYLNNNLINNIAFHYFRNVFLNTCGILFTNSYTTFESDSDNDMSKGTYLRASVKRSISDCTRNKYNNKKNRNANSNILSWVKLKKEKYKQLEKKKSIMSFVNPRKQGTTKINRSCYSYNTLKNYKKLIESQKSEDKLKWKISKLSFNGKEACNEANDEAEVEEDVQDENEYDSQSDSETDINIKLLKEKMNINNYEQARKKKKKKNFSITTLNGYLDSKARDIKSPWINSHDFKKYVEEAESGNITKSGCTNKNNKNCKRIYDIGLSNYRTFTSKHDRSYLVHTENTFHGQEKKKKEKKGKKGKKGKNTYEEQMYTLDEKSFSYNSLSSSSSYYRNKNNMDRKKMNNTSYIDSYIDMIKKDKIFSYFENKTETKSSTFSDLMNNIKKLFFFGEKKDNENEDLESEKQNKQKGDFKILKYQCLVKSKRGKIYLCVCPNCAKKFYLLIKKGSNKKTISKVFPPSHFSSVVEYLKRQETQCLNEQKYEKCADSKSSQLEISSLKYFYESASFIENENSVNFCKCYTRMNDSNNNNNNNNSDNFFGNLDMLLYL; from the exons ATgatgaaaggaaaaaaaataaagagcatgaaaagcaaatatataagaaatcaGGTAAAACAGACAGAATTAGAGTGTCAAATACTAAATAAGTATCTTAAAAAAGTAGAAGAAGAAAGGAAGATATTCGATTTATCCACAGTtgtactaaaaaaatataattcttatcTGAACAACAATTTAATTAACAACATcgcttttcattattttagaAATGTCTTTTTAAATACTTGTGGAATTCTTTTCACGAATAGTTACACAACTTTTGAAAGTGATAGTGACAATGATATGTCCAAAGGAACTTATCTCCGTGCTTCTGTTAAAAGGAGCATTTCCGATTGTACTCgaaataagtataataataagaaaaataggAATGCAAATAGTAACATATTATCATgggtaaaattaaaaaaggaaaaatacaagcaactggaaaaaaaaaagagcataATGTCATTTGTTAATCCAAGAAAGCAGGGTACCACAAAAATTAATCGCTCTTGCTACAGTtataatactttaaaaaattataaaaaattaatagaaaGCCAGAAAAGTGAAGATAAgctaaaatggaaaattagTAAATTGAGCTTCAATGGAAAAGAAGCGTGTAATGAGGCAAATGACGAAGCTGAAGTGGAGGAGGATGTGCAAGACGAAAATGAATATGATTCCCAGAGTGACAGCGAAACAGACATAAACATCAAATTGttgaaggaaaaaatgaatataaataattatgaacaggcaaggaaaaaa aaaaaaaaaaaaaacttttctATTACAACATTAAACGGCTATTTGGATAGTAAAGCAAGGGACATCAAATCACCGTGGATAAATTCAcatgattttaaaaaatatgtagaaGAAGCAGAGAGTGGCAATATAACGAAATCGGGATGTACAAATAAGAACAATAAGAACTGTAAGAGAATATATGACATAGGTTTGTCGAATTATAGGACATTTACAAGTAAACATGACCGTTCATATTTGGTGCACACAGAAAATACATTTCATGgtcaggaaaaaaaaaaaaaagaaaaaaaaggaaaaaaaggaaaaaaaggaaaaaatacatatgaaGAACAAATGTACACATTGGATGAAAAATCTTTCTCATACAATTCCTTATCATCCAGTAGCTCGTATTACCGAAATAAGAACAACATGGATAGAAAGAAAATGAACAATACGAGTTACATAGACTCTTATATAGATATGattaaaaaggataaaattttttcatattttgaaaaCAAAACAGAGACAAAAAGTAGTACATTTTCAGActtaatgaataatattaaaaagttgttttttttcggtgaaaagaaagataatgaaaatgaagatTTAGAAAgtgaaaaacaaaacaagCAAAAAGGAGatttcaaaattttgaaatatcaATGCTTAGTTAAAtcaaaaagaggaaaaatttatttatgtgttTGTCCAAATTgtgcaaaaaaattttacttgttaataaaaaaaggctcaaataaaaaaacgaTTTCAAAAGTTTTTCCACCATCTCATTTTTCATCCGTAgttgaatatttaaaaagacaAGAAACACAATGTTTgaatgaacaaaaatatgaaaaatgtgCAGATAGCAAAAGTTCACAACTGGAAATCAGTTCATTGAAGTATTTTTATGAGTCCGCTTCTTTCATTGAGAATGAAAATAgtgttaatttttgtaaatgcTATACAAGGATGaatgatagtaataataataataataataataatagtgataatttttttggaaaTTTAGATATGCTgctttatttgtaa